In a genomic window of Poecilia reticulata strain Guanapo linkage group LG22, Guppy_female_1.0+MT, whole genome shotgun sequence:
- the hltf gene encoding helicase-like transcription factor isoform X1 produces MFSSWWKFGRDRFTDVDLFSDGSESAAETLSQAIRAAASQEPDADGSVLFGQLRGTVVGLRYYTGVVNRGEMVGLVREPHNPYDKNAVMVTNVLGRQVGHIRKELAAAMAHVMDNSLAKVEGVVYSGTNNTFSMPVTLSFLGSEENRDAVVKHMAIRGFRLDADGGVKGRSFGSSGSSFSFKKGVTIPLTAEELKNAFDNLFEDLMESKDGEKEAAESVATPLLPHQKQALSWMCARENKDVLPPFWEKRGDLYYNSLTCFSAKEIPERVRGGILADDMGLGKTLTTIALILTNFHKGKPLPVERCDGPFSPTKAKNKTLEGFKLQGSSSAVNSAGESSHCSATPKEDLIDAADVVLEEDEPQKSTSKEKHKPTKRKPSKVCTEGPALLEDLGFAAALSCATSETTPKKKKKAAEKSKLKQRVEVSTSESTDGLSAKATLIVCPLSVLSNWLDQFEQHLRSDVKPNVYLYYGSERNRSKTFLSSQDVVITTYNVLSSDFGNTSPLHGINWLRVVLDEGHVIRNPNAQMSKAVLELKAQRRWILSGTPIQNSVKDLWMLLAFLRMKPFDVREWWNRVIQRPVIQGDRAGLQNLQTLVKCITLRRTKNSEVNGRRLVSLPTKTVYVEQVELSAQEREEYELARNEGRRTIGRYVAEGSVLKNYADVLVILMRLRQYCCHPDLIGKIAADLASADTPAELRQRLMEKMRLVLASGSDEECSVCLDSIRMPVITHCAHVYCRPCIAQVINSEQKARCPLCRSEIKTSELVEFPPEEMEDEKSVESDRWRTSSKVQALMGNLLRLRSEDVGLKCLVVSQFTRFLTVLQTPLREHGFSFVRLDGTMSQKKRTRIIQEFQSSATDSPRIMLLSLKAGGVGLNLTAASRVFLMDPAWNPATEEQCIDRCHRLGQERNVVVTKFIVKDSVEENMVKIQKKKQDLVEKAFGSAGTDRKTSRIDDIRALLEV; encoded by the exons ATGTTTTCCAGCTGGTGGAAGTTTGGAAGAGACAGATTCACCGATGTGGACCTCTTCTCAGACGGCTCTGAGTCCGCTGCAGAGACTCTGTCCCAGGCCATCAGGGCTGCTGCCTCCCAGGAGCCGGATGCAGATGGCAGCGTGTTGTTTGGCCAGCTGAGGGGCACCGTGGTCGGGCTCAGATATTACACTGGTGTG GTGAACCGAGGGGAGATGGTGGGCTTAGTACGGGAGCCTCACAATCCGTACGACAAGAACGCGGTGATGGTCACTAACGTGTTGGGCAGACAGGTGGGACACATCAGGAAGGAGCTGGCTGCAGCCATGGCGCATGTTATGGACAACAGCTTGGCTAAAGTAGAGGG GGTGGTTTACTCAGGGACCAACAACACCTTCTCCATGCCGGTCACACTGTCGTTCTTGGGGAGCGAGGAGAACAGGGATGCCGTGGTGAAGCACATGGCGATTCGAGGGTTCAGACTGGACGCGGACGGAG GCGTAAAGGGGAGATCTTTTGGCAGCTCGGGTTCCTCGTTTTCCTTCAAGAAAGGCGTGACCATCCCACTGACTGCAGAGGAG TTAAAGAATGCCTTCGATAACTTATTTGAGGATTTGATGGAGAGCAAAGATGGGGAGAAAGAAGCAGCTGAG TCTGTGGCCACGccgctgctgcctcaccagaAGCAAGCGCTGTCCTGGATGTGCGCTCGGGAAAATAAAGACGTGCTGCCGCCGTTCTGGGAGAAGCGAGGCGACCTGTACTACAACAGCCTCACGTGTTTCTCCGCCAAAGAGATACCAGAGAGAGTTCGGGGGGGAATACTGGCTGATGACATGGGGCTG gGTAAAACTCTGACAACCATCGCTCTGATCCTTACCAACTTCCACAAAGGGAAGCCCTTGCCTGTGGAGAGATGT GACGGGCCATTTTCACCTACCAAAGCTAAGAATAAGACTCTGGAAGGCTTTAAACTGCAAG ggagCAGCAGTGCAGTTAATTCAGCAGGAGAAAGTTCCCACTGCTCCGCCAC TCCAAAGGAGGATTTGATCGACGCAGCAGACGTGGTGCTGGAGGAAGATGAGCCTCAGAAAA GCACCAGCAAAGAGAAGCACAAACCCACTAAACGCAAACCCAGCAAA GTTTGCACAGAGGGTCCGGCGTTACTTGAAGACCTGGGCTTTGCTGCTGCCTTGAGTTGCGCGACGTCGGAAACCAcgccaaagaagaagaagaaggcagcagagaaaagcaaaCTTAAACAGA GGGTGGAGGTGTCTACCTCTGAAAGCACAGATGGCTTATCAGCGAAGGCCACTCTCATCGTCTGTCCTCTCTCTGTGCTCAGCAACTGGCTG GACCAGTTCGAGCAGCACCTCCGGTCCGATGTGAAGCCCAACGTCTACCTGTACTACGGTTCTGAGCGCAACAGGAGCAAGACCTTTCTGTCCTCTCAGGACGTGGTGATCACCACCTACAACGTCCTCTCGTCCGACTTTGGG AATACGAGTCCTTTACATGGGATCAACTGGCTCAGGGTGGTTCTGGACGAAGGGCACGTCATCAGAAACCCAAACGCACAGATGAGCAAGGCCGTGCTCGAACTGAAAGCTCAGAGACGCTGGATTCTTTCAG gcacTCCCATCCAGAACAGCGTGAAGGACTTGTGGATGCTGCTTGCCTTCCTGCGGATGAAGCCCTTCGATGTGAGAGAGTGGTGGAACCGGGTGATCCAGAGGCCGGTCATACAAGGAGACCGAGCCGGCCTGCA GAACCTCCAGACCCTGGTGAAGTGCATCACCCTGAGGCGGACCAAGAACAGCGAGGTAAACGGGCGCCGCCTGGTGTCGCTGCCCACGAAGACGGTTTACGTGGAGCAGGTGGAGCTCAGCGCGCAGGAGAGGGAAGAGTATGAGCTGGCCCGCAACGAGGGGAGACGCACCATCGGCAG ATATGTAGCCGAAGGGTCCGTGTTGAAGAATTACGCCGACGTTCTCGTCATCTTGATGCGGCTGAGGCAATACTGCTGCCACCCTGATCTGATCGGGAAAATCGCTGCAGATTTAG CCTCCGCAGACACTCCAGCGGAGCTGCGGCAGCGGCTGATGGAGAAAATGCGTCTGGTGTTGGCCAGTGGCTCGGACGAGGAGTGCTCCGTGTGTCTGGACTCCATCCGAATGCCCGTCATCACTCACTGCGCCCACGTTTACTGCCGGCCGTGCATCGCACAAGTCATCAACAGCGAGCAG AAGGCCCGGTGTCCTCTCTGTCGAAGCGAAATCAAGACCAGTGAGCTGGTGGAGTTTCCTCCAGAGGAGATGGAAGATGAGAAAAGCGTGGAGTCTGACAGGTGGAGGACGAGCTCAAAG GTTCAGGCGCTGATGGGAAACCTGCTCCGGCTGCGGTCCGAGGACGTCGGCCTCAAGTGTCTGGTCGTCTCTCAGTTCACGCGCTTCCTCACCGTCCTTCAGACCCCGCTCAG AGAGCACGGTTTCAGCTTCGTGCGTCTGGACGGCACGATGAGCCAGAAGAAGAGAACTCGGATCATCCAGGAGTTTCAGAGCTCTGCGACGGACAGCCCCAGAATCATGCTTCTGTCGCTGAAAGCTGGAGGGGTGGGGCTGAACCTGACCGCGGCGTCTCGTGTTTTCCTCATGGATCCC GCCTGGAACCCGGCTACCGAAGAGCAGTGCATTGATCGCTGCCACCGTTTAGGCCAGGAGAGAAACGTCGTCGTCACCAAG TTCATTGTGAAGGACTCGGTGGAGGAGAACATGGTGAAGatccagaagaagaagcaggacTTGGTGGAGAAGGCGTTCGGCTCAGCCGGTACCGACAGGAAAACGTCTCGGATCGATGACATCAGAGCTCTGTTGGAGGTGTAG
- the hltf gene encoding helicase-like transcription factor isoform X3, with translation MFSSWWKFGRDRFTDVDLFSDGSESAAETLSQAIRAAASQEPDADGSVLFGQLRGTVVGLRYYTGVVNRGEMVGLVREPHNPYDKNAVMVTNVLGRQVGHIRKELAAAMAHVMDNSLAKVEGVVYSGTNNTFSMPVTLSFLGSEENRDAVVKHMAIRGFRLDADGGVKGRSFGSSGSSFSFKKGVTIPLTAEELKNAFDNLFEDLMESKDGEKEAAESVATPLLPHQKQALSWMCARENKDVLPPFWEKRGDLYYNSLTCFSAKEIPERVRGGILADDMGLGKTLTTIALILTNFHKGKPLPVERCDGPFSPTKAKNKTLEGFKLQGSSSAVNSAGESSHCSATPKEDLIDAADVVLEEDEPQKSTSKEKHKPTKRKPSKEGPALLEDLGFAAALSCATSETTPKKKKKAAEKSKLKQRVEVSTSESTDGLSAKATLIVCPLSVLSNWLDQFEQHLRSDVKPNVYLYYGSERNRSKTFLSSQDVVITTYNVLSSDFGNTSPLHGINWLRVVLDEGHVIRNPNAQMSKAVLELKAQRRWILSGTPIQNSVKDLWMLLAFLRMKPFDVREWWNRVIQRPVIQGDRAGLQNLQTLVKCITLRRTKNSEVNGRRLVSLPTKTVYVEQVELSAQEREEYELARNEGRRTIGRYVAEGSVLKNYADVLVILMRLRQYCCHPDLIGKIAADLASADTPAELRQRLMEKMRLVLASGSDEECSVCLDSIRMPVITHCAHVYCRPCIAQVINSEQKARCPLCRSEIKTSELVEFPPEEMEDEKSVESDRWRTSSKVQALMGNLLRLRSEDVGLKCLVVSQFTRFLTVLQTPLREHGFSFVRLDGTMSQKKRTRIIQEFQSSATDSPRIMLLSLKAGGVGLNLTAASRVFLMDPAWNPATEEQCIDRCHRLGQERNVVVTKFIVKDSVEENMVKIQKKKQDLVEKAFGSAGTDRKTSRIDDIRALLEV, from the exons ATGTTTTCCAGCTGGTGGAAGTTTGGAAGAGACAGATTCACCGATGTGGACCTCTTCTCAGACGGCTCTGAGTCCGCTGCAGAGACTCTGTCCCAGGCCATCAGGGCTGCTGCCTCCCAGGAGCCGGATGCAGATGGCAGCGTGTTGTTTGGCCAGCTGAGGGGCACCGTGGTCGGGCTCAGATATTACACTGGTGTG GTGAACCGAGGGGAGATGGTGGGCTTAGTACGGGAGCCTCACAATCCGTACGACAAGAACGCGGTGATGGTCACTAACGTGTTGGGCAGACAGGTGGGACACATCAGGAAGGAGCTGGCTGCAGCCATGGCGCATGTTATGGACAACAGCTTGGCTAAAGTAGAGGG GGTGGTTTACTCAGGGACCAACAACACCTTCTCCATGCCGGTCACACTGTCGTTCTTGGGGAGCGAGGAGAACAGGGATGCCGTGGTGAAGCACATGGCGATTCGAGGGTTCAGACTGGACGCGGACGGAG GCGTAAAGGGGAGATCTTTTGGCAGCTCGGGTTCCTCGTTTTCCTTCAAGAAAGGCGTGACCATCCCACTGACTGCAGAGGAG TTAAAGAATGCCTTCGATAACTTATTTGAGGATTTGATGGAGAGCAAAGATGGGGAGAAAGAAGCAGCTGAG TCTGTGGCCACGccgctgctgcctcaccagaAGCAAGCGCTGTCCTGGATGTGCGCTCGGGAAAATAAAGACGTGCTGCCGCCGTTCTGGGAGAAGCGAGGCGACCTGTACTACAACAGCCTCACGTGTTTCTCCGCCAAAGAGATACCAGAGAGAGTTCGGGGGGGAATACTGGCTGATGACATGGGGCTG gGTAAAACTCTGACAACCATCGCTCTGATCCTTACCAACTTCCACAAAGGGAAGCCCTTGCCTGTGGAGAGATGT GACGGGCCATTTTCACCTACCAAAGCTAAGAATAAGACTCTGGAAGGCTTTAAACTGCAAG ggagCAGCAGTGCAGTTAATTCAGCAGGAGAAAGTTCCCACTGCTCCGCCAC TCCAAAGGAGGATTTGATCGACGCAGCAGACGTGGTGCTGGAGGAAGATGAGCCTCAGAAAA GCACCAGCAAAGAGAAGCACAAACCCACTAAACGCAAACCCAGCAAAG AGGGTCCGGCGTTACTTGAAGACCTGGGCTTTGCTGCTGCCTTGAGTTGCGCGACGTCGGAAACCAcgccaaagaagaagaagaaggcagcagagaaaagcaaaCTTAAACAGA GGGTGGAGGTGTCTACCTCTGAAAGCACAGATGGCTTATCAGCGAAGGCCACTCTCATCGTCTGTCCTCTCTCTGTGCTCAGCAACTGGCTG GACCAGTTCGAGCAGCACCTCCGGTCCGATGTGAAGCCCAACGTCTACCTGTACTACGGTTCTGAGCGCAACAGGAGCAAGACCTTTCTGTCCTCTCAGGACGTGGTGATCACCACCTACAACGTCCTCTCGTCCGACTTTGGG AATACGAGTCCTTTACATGGGATCAACTGGCTCAGGGTGGTTCTGGACGAAGGGCACGTCATCAGAAACCCAAACGCACAGATGAGCAAGGCCGTGCTCGAACTGAAAGCTCAGAGACGCTGGATTCTTTCAG gcacTCCCATCCAGAACAGCGTGAAGGACTTGTGGATGCTGCTTGCCTTCCTGCGGATGAAGCCCTTCGATGTGAGAGAGTGGTGGAACCGGGTGATCCAGAGGCCGGTCATACAAGGAGACCGAGCCGGCCTGCA GAACCTCCAGACCCTGGTGAAGTGCATCACCCTGAGGCGGACCAAGAACAGCGAGGTAAACGGGCGCCGCCTGGTGTCGCTGCCCACGAAGACGGTTTACGTGGAGCAGGTGGAGCTCAGCGCGCAGGAGAGGGAAGAGTATGAGCTGGCCCGCAACGAGGGGAGACGCACCATCGGCAG ATATGTAGCCGAAGGGTCCGTGTTGAAGAATTACGCCGACGTTCTCGTCATCTTGATGCGGCTGAGGCAATACTGCTGCCACCCTGATCTGATCGGGAAAATCGCTGCAGATTTAG CCTCCGCAGACACTCCAGCGGAGCTGCGGCAGCGGCTGATGGAGAAAATGCGTCTGGTGTTGGCCAGTGGCTCGGACGAGGAGTGCTCCGTGTGTCTGGACTCCATCCGAATGCCCGTCATCACTCACTGCGCCCACGTTTACTGCCGGCCGTGCATCGCACAAGTCATCAACAGCGAGCAG AAGGCCCGGTGTCCTCTCTGTCGAAGCGAAATCAAGACCAGTGAGCTGGTGGAGTTTCCTCCAGAGGAGATGGAAGATGAGAAAAGCGTGGAGTCTGACAGGTGGAGGACGAGCTCAAAG GTTCAGGCGCTGATGGGAAACCTGCTCCGGCTGCGGTCCGAGGACGTCGGCCTCAAGTGTCTGGTCGTCTCTCAGTTCACGCGCTTCCTCACCGTCCTTCAGACCCCGCTCAG AGAGCACGGTTTCAGCTTCGTGCGTCTGGACGGCACGATGAGCCAGAAGAAGAGAACTCGGATCATCCAGGAGTTTCAGAGCTCTGCGACGGACAGCCCCAGAATCATGCTTCTGTCGCTGAAAGCTGGAGGGGTGGGGCTGAACCTGACCGCGGCGTCTCGTGTTTTCCTCATGGATCCC GCCTGGAACCCGGCTACCGAAGAGCAGTGCATTGATCGCTGCCACCGTTTAGGCCAGGAGAGAAACGTCGTCGTCACCAAG TTCATTGTGAAGGACTCGGTGGAGGAGAACATGGTGAAGatccagaagaagaagcaggacTTGGTGGAGAAGGCGTTCGGCTCAGCCGGTACCGACAGGAAAACGTCTCGGATCGATGACATCAGAGCTCTGTTGGAGGTGTAG
- the hltf gene encoding helicase-like transcription factor isoform X2 codes for MFSSWWKFGRDRFTDVDLFSDGSESAAETLSQAIRAAASQEPDADGSVLFGQLRGTVVGLRYYTGVVNRGEMVGLVREPHNPYDKNAVMVTNVLGRQVGHIRKELAAAMAHVMDNSLAKVEGVVYSGTNNTFSMPVTLSFLGSEENRDAVVKHMAIRGFRLDADGGVKGRSFGSSGSSFSFKKGVTIPLTAEELKNAFDNLFEDLMESKDGEKEAAESVATPLLPHQKQALSWMCARENKDVLPPFWEKRGDLYYNSLTCFSAKEIPERVRGGILADDMGLGKTLTTIALILTNFHKGKPLPVERCDGPFSPTKAKNKTLEGFKLQGSSSAVNSAGESSHCSATPKEDLIDAADVVLEEDEPQKSTSKEKHKPTKRKPSKVCTEGPALLEDLGFAAALSCATSETTPKKKKKAAEKSKLKQRVEVSTSESTDGLSAKATLIVCPLSVLSNWLDQFEQHLRSDVKPNVYLYYGSERNRSKTFLSSQDVVITTYNVLSSDFGNTSPLHGINWLRVVLDEGHVIRNPNAQMSKAVLELKAQRRWILSGTPIQNSVKDLWMLLAFLRMKPFDVREWWNRVIQRPVIQGDRAGLQNLQTLVKCITLRRTKNSEVNGRRLVSLPTKTVYVEQVELSAQEREEYELARNEGRRTIGRYVAEGSVLKNYADVLVILMRLRQYCCHPDLIGKIAADLASADTPAELRQRLMEKMRLVLASGSDEECSVCLDSIRMPVITHCAHVYCRPCIAQVINSEQARCPLCRSEIKTSELVEFPPEEMEDEKSVESDRWRTSSKVQALMGNLLRLRSEDVGLKCLVVSQFTRFLTVLQTPLREHGFSFVRLDGTMSQKKRTRIIQEFQSSATDSPRIMLLSLKAGGVGLNLTAASRVFLMDPAWNPATEEQCIDRCHRLGQERNVVVTKFIVKDSVEENMVKIQKKKQDLVEKAFGSAGTDRKTSRIDDIRALLEV; via the exons ATGTTTTCCAGCTGGTGGAAGTTTGGAAGAGACAGATTCACCGATGTGGACCTCTTCTCAGACGGCTCTGAGTCCGCTGCAGAGACTCTGTCCCAGGCCATCAGGGCTGCTGCCTCCCAGGAGCCGGATGCAGATGGCAGCGTGTTGTTTGGCCAGCTGAGGGGCACCGTGGTCGGGCTCAGATATTACACTGGTGTG GTGAACCGAGGGGAGATGGTGGGCTTAGTACGGGAGCCTCACAATCCGTACGACAAGAACGCGGTGATGGTCACTAACGTGTTGGGCAGACAGGTGGGACACATCAGGAAGGAGCTGGCTGCAGCCATGGCGCATGTTATGGACAACAGCTTGGCTAAAGTAGAGGG GGTGGTTTACTCAGGGACCAACAACACCTTCTCCATGCCGGTCACACTGTCGTTCTTGGGGAGCGAGGAGAACAGGGATGCCGTGGTGAAGCACATGGCGATTCGAGGGTTCAGACTGGACGCGGACGGAG GCGTAAAGGGGAGATCTTTTGGCAGCTCGGGTTCCTCGTTTTCCTTCAAGAAAGGCGTGACCATCCCACTGACTGCAGAGGAG TTAAAGAATGCCTTCGATAACTTATTTGAGGATTTGATGGAGAGCAAAGATGGGGAGAAAGAAGCAGCTGAG TCTGTGGCCACGccgctgctgcctcaccagaAGCAAGCGCTGTCCTGGATGTGCGCTCGGGAAAATAAAGACGTGCTGCCGCCGTTCTGGGAGAAGCGAGGCGACCTGTACTACAACAGCCTCACGTGTTTCTCCGCCAAAGAGATACCAGAGAGAGTTCGGGGGGGAATACTGGCTGATGACATGGGGCTG gGTAAAACTCTGACAACCATCGCTCTGATCCTTACCAACTTCCACAAAGGGAAGCCCTTGCCTGTGGAGAGATGT GACGGGCCATTTTCACCTACCAAAGCTAAGAATAAGACTCTGGAAGGCTTTAAACTGCAAG ggagCAGCAGTGCAGTTAATTCAGCAGGAGAAAGTTCCCACTGCTCCGCCAC TCCAAAGGAGGATTTGATCGACGCAGCAGACGTGGTGCTGGAGGAAGATGAGCCTCAGAAAA GCACCAGCAAAGAGAAGCACAAACCCACTAAACGCAAACCCAGCAAA GTTTGCACAGAGGGTCCGGCGTTACTTGAAGACCTGGGCTTTGCTGCTGCCTTGAGTTGCGCGACGTCGGAAACCAcgccaaagaagaagaagaaggcagcagagaaaagcaaaCTTAAACAGA GGGTGGAGGTGTCTACCTCTGAAAGCACAGATGGCTTATCAGCGAAGGCCACTCTCATCGTCTGTCCTCTCTCTGTGCTCAGCAACTGGCTG GACCAGTTCGAGCAGCACCTCCGGTCCGATGTGAAGCCCAACGTCTACCTGTACTACGGTTCTGAGCGCAACAGGAGCAAGACCTTTCTGTCCTCTCAGGACGTGGTGATCACCACCTACAACGTCCTCTCGTCCGACTTTGGG AATACGAGTCCTTTACATGGGATCAACTGGCTCAGGGTGGTTCTGGACGAAGGGCACGTCATCAGAAACCCAAACGCACAGATGAGCAAGGCCGTGCTCGAACTGAAAGCTCAGAGACGCTGGATTCTTTCAG gcacTCCCATCCAGAACAGCGTGAAGGACTTGTGGATGCTGCTTGCCTTCCTGCGGATGAAGCCCTTCGATGTGAGAGAGTGGTGGAACCGGGTGATCCAGAGGCCGGTCATACAAGGAGACCGAGCCGGCCTGCA GAACCTCCAGACCCTGGTGAAGTGCATCACCCTGAGGCGGACCAAGAACAGCGAGGTAAACGGGCGCCGCCTGGTGTCGCTGCCCACGAAGACGGTTTACGTGGAGCAGGTGGAGCTCAGCGCGCAGGAGAGGGAAGAGTATGAGCTGGCCCGCAACGAGGGGAGACGCACCATCGGCAG ATATGTAGCCGAAGGGTCCGTGTTGAAGAATTACGCCGACGTTCTCGTCATCTTGATGCGGCTGAGGCAATACTGCTGCCACCCTGATCTGATCGGGAAAATCGCTGCAGATTTAG CCTCCGCAGACACTCCAGCGGAGCTGCGGCAGCGGCTGATGGAGAAAATGCGTCTGGTGTTGGCCAGTGGCTCGGACGAGGAGTGCTCCGTGTGTCTGGACTCCATCCGAATGCCCGTCATCACTCACTGCGCCCACGTTTACTGCCGGCCGTGCATCGCACAAGTCATCAACAGCGAGCAG GCCCGGTGTCCTCTCTGTCGAAGCGAAATCAAGACCAGTGAGCTGGTGGAGTTTCCTCCAGAGGAGATGGAAGATGAGAAAAGCGTGGAGTCTGACAGGTGGAGGACGAGCTCAAAG GTTCAGGCGCTGATGGGAAACCTGCTCCGGCTGCGGTCCGAGGACGTCGGCCTCAAGTGTCTGGTCGTCTCTCAGTTCACGCGCTTCCTCACCGTCCTTCAGACCCCGCTCAG AGAGCACGGTTTCAGCTTCGTGCGTCTGGACGGCACGATGAGCCAGAAGAAGAGAACTCGGATCATCCAGGAGTTTCAGAGCTCTGCGACGGACAGCCCCAGAATCATGCTTCTGTCGCTGAAAGCTGGAGGGGTGGGGCTGAACCTGACCGCGGCGTCTCGTGTTTTCCTCATGGATCCC GCCTGGAACCCGGCTACCGAAGAGCAGTGCATTGATCGCTGCCACCGTTTAGGCCAGGAGAGAAACGTCGTCGTCACCAAG TTCATTGTGAAGGACTCGGTGGAGGAGAACATGGTGAAGatccagaagaagaagcaggacTTGGTGGAGAAGGCGTTCGGCTCAGCCGGTACCGACAGGAAAACGTCTCGGATCGATGACATCAGAGCTCTGTTGGAGGTGTAG